The region TAGAAGATATTTCAAAAAGAATTTCGATGGTTGATACACAACTCAATTTGAAATCACAAAGGCTCTATGGACTTCAACAGGAACTTGGAGCGCTCCTGGAGAAAATGAAAAACGCCGGCGACAAGGAATCCCAGCTTGCACAGGAACTTCAGTTGATCAGAGAGAGATTGAAGGAGCTCTCAAGCGAAAAGAGGGCCACTGCTGACCAGCTCGACAATGTAAGACGCATGCTGAGATCTCTGGATGAAGAGGAATCAAGGATCAAATACCGAATTCAAACCTACGAAGGATACACAAGGTCTGTAAGGGCAATATTCGCCAAAAAAGCCGAGGCACCATTTGATGGTATTTACGATGTGGTTGGAAATCTGATAAATTTTCCACCAGATTATACAAAAGCCATAGAGGTGCTTCTTGGAGGGGCTGTCCAGCATGTAGTGGTGGATAACGCAGAGACGGCAAAAAAAGTGATAGAATGGCTCAGTTCCGAGAAAATAGGCCGGGCAACTTTTTTACCTCTTGATCTAATAGAGTCCCATTTCAGTGGAATGAGAGACATAGAACGTCATCCAGGATTTGTTGGATATGCTGCGCAGGTGGTTAGAGTTAATGAAAAATTCAGTGCTTTGCCTGGATACCTTTTTGGGAACGATATAATAGTAAAAAACCTTGAAGACGCGGTGGATATCAAAAAACGTTATAGAGTTAGATGTCGTATAGCAACGCTGAAAGGAGAAATAATAGGTCAACATGGATCTATAACAGGCGGAGAGGTAGAATTAGAAAGATCAGACTCACTCGTTAAGAGAAAGATCAGACTTTCAGAAATAGCAAACCAGAGACGTGAGCTTTCTTCGCTGGAAAAATTGCACGAGCAAAAAATTAATCAGATAGAAGAAGAAACCAGATCACTTTTGAATCAGGAAAGAGTAGTGGAGAGAGAACTGACAAATGCCATTGCTGAAGGCAGCTCAACAAGAAGAATGGTTGAAGAATTGAATAAAACTGTCGAAGAACTGAACAAAGAGATAGAGTCAATGGACCAGCTTCGCAGGAATTATGCCATAAAATCCGAAGGAATGAGAAGCCGAAGAGAACAGATTATTTCTGAATTAAGCGATTTATCTAACCAGATTGGAATATACGAAGAAGAGTTAAAAAAATTCGATGAACAACTATCTCACGAAAGAAATATCCTTGAGGAGATTTCGACGCAATTCTCAGAATTGAAGGCAGAACTTACGAATTTGCTGGAAAGAAGAGTTCATTATGAATCAGAGCTGAGAAAGCTGAAAGATGAAAAGCAAAAGTTAAGTGAAGAATCTACCCAGCTGAATTCACAAATAAAGGAAATTGAGGGGGAAATAGACCGATTAAAGCAGATATTGCTTGATAATCAGAGAGAAATAGAGACAATCAAGAAAGAAACAGAAAACCTTTTTGAAACTATGAAAATGCAGAGGAGCGACAAAGATCAGAAATTTAATAAACTTAACGAACTGGAGAAAAAAATGCAGCAGATGAAAGAAGACAGAGAAAAATTAAGAGATTATTTGCATCATTTAGAATTATCGATTCAGGAGAGTCAGGCAAAAATAGATCAGCTGATAAATGAAGTGGATAGAGAAACCGCTATGAATACCGAGGAACTGTCAGGAGATGTGCTCGAATCACTGAAAAATGAGCTTGAAGATCTTCAAAACAAAATAAAATATCTCGGGCCGGTTGACGTAACAGCAATAGATGAATTTAATCAGGTGGAGCAGAAGTTCAACGATTTAACTATGCAAAAAAAAGATCTCCAGGATGCGCAGGAGAAGATAATTAATCTTGTAAAGCGTACAGACGAGGAAGCACGTAACAAATTGCTCGATATCTATGAACAAGTCAACACGAAGTTTAATTATTTTATATCCCTTCTTTTCAGCGGGGGAGAGGGAGAGATAAAACTTGAACCAGGTAAAGATATACTCGAAGCAGGTGTGGAAATATCTGTGCGCAAACCTGGAAAAAGGATACAGAAGTTACAACTACTCTCAGGCGGTGAGAAAGCCCTCGTTGGAATAGCCTTGCTGTTTTCCTTGCTTGAAGTCAAACCAAGTCCATTCTATGTTCTGGATGAGATAGATGCTCCACTTGATGAATTCAATGCCGAAAGATTCAAAAGACTTCTTGAGGATGGATCGAAGAAAGCGCAGTTCTTAATAATCACGCATAATAAAGTAGTTATGGAATGTGCCGATCTGTTACAGGGAATAACAATGATAGATGGCGTCTCAAATGTTCTGCCCGTTGAAGTTGAAAACATGGCTGTCAGGGAGTGAAGAAGTTGTCGGAAAAGTTGTTGAGCAGACAGGAAATTTTTAGAGGGAAGATACTCACTCTTTGTGTTGATGAAGTTCTGCTGGAAAACAATAAAAAATCAGTGCGAGAAGTGGTTTATCACCCTGGTGCTGTTGCAATATTACCAATTTTGAATGATGGATGCATAATTCTCGTCAAACAGTTCAGATACCCTATAGGTAGAGAACTCTTAGAAGTTCCTGCTGGAAAACTGGATCGTAACGAAGACCCATTAAGCTGTGCTAAACGAGAATTAGAAGAAGAAACTGGTTATAAATCTGAATCGCTTGAGTATTTCGGAAGCATATATACAACCCCGGGATTTTCGAACGAGCAAATACATCTGTATGTTGCAACAAATTTGACAAAAGGACATCAAAATCCGGATGAAGACGAGTTGCTATACATTTCTGTGGTTCATCAAGAAAAAGCTATCTCGATGTGCTTTAACGGCGAAATCGTTGACGCAAAAACAATCGCCCTCATTATGTTAGCGCACAAAAAAGGAGTGATTTAATATGGTAAAAGTCACCGTGGACGGAAAAGAGTCTGTTTTCAATGTTTCAGATTTTGAAAATTTTGGAAAACTTTACGATGAATTATCACCGAAGGGCAAGGTTCTCAAACATCTGATTATCAACAATGTTGAGATTCCTGCTCAGAAAGTCTCAGAATTGAGAAATTCAACTTTAGAAGAAGATACAAATATAATTATGGAATTTGTTACTCCCTCAGAATACCTTGTGGAAATTCTTCCTGGAGTCATAGACTATGTGAAAACAGCTGTAAAACTCTTACCGAACGTCGCCGAATCTTTAAGATATGGTCAAACGAAATCTTTTAAAGACATAGAAAGTCTTTCAGATAGCATATCTGCCCTTGACAGCCTCAGACAGAGTATTCGCAAAATAACTGTAGTACCAGAGCCAGACACAACAGATGTGTTATCAAGATTAAGAAATTTTTTGAAATGTCTTGAAAAGCAAGACAAAGAAGATATTGCCAACGCTGTTGAAAATGATTTGCCAATCGTGTTAAAGTTTTACCAAGAATTTTTTCAAAAAACCCTTGAGAAACTTCGGGAGGAAGGAACATGAAAGATTCTTATATAGAAAATTCTGTAAAAACAGCCAGCCCGGCAAAGCTCGTTGAAATGCTTTACGAAAAAGGAATAGAGGTTCTCAAAGATGCAAAGGGATTTTTCAAAGAAAATAATTTTATCGCAGCAAATGAAAAAATTAAGAGAGCTCAAGATATAATAACTGAACTGAACATATCTCTGGATATGGAAAAAGGTGGCGAGATCGCAAAATCGCTCAGATCCCTGTACAATTATATGTATAGAACATTGATAGAATCAAATTTAAAAAAAGATATTCAGAAACTCGACGAAGTGATTTACTATTTTGAGCAGCTTCTGGACGTATGGAAGACTGCGATGAAATCTACAACAGTCAAACCAAATGAAAACGATCATCACCTGAATATCTCCATATAGGTTAGAGGTGGTGGAATAATGGAATCTGTCAAGTTGTTGACAGAGTTTTCGATTGTCAAATTTCTCAGCCTCGTTAACGAGGTTTTTAGCGATTACCCTGTGCCGGTTAACTGGGATACATTCAGTTTTAACCTCGATGCACGTGAAAATTCTATCTCCATGGAGAATTCATTTATATTTTTAAAAGATGACGAACCAGCTGGCTTTATAGTATGTTGTGTCAGAAAGGATAAGGGAAGAATAGATTCCATGGGTGTGATAAAAAGCGAAAGAGGAAGCGGACTCGCTTACAGAATGCTTGAACATGCACTCGAAGCTTTGCGCTGGAAAAAAGTCAGAACCGTAACGCTCGAAGTACTTGAAAGTGAGCTGAGAGCTGTCAGATTTTATGAGAAAAACGGATTCAGAATTTCGCGAAAACTCTTCACAATGATAAAAGAAATTCAGCACCCCACGACAAATGTAAACTTTCTAAAAGTAGATCCAAGATGGATCCATCAAGCTTCTGTAGAAGCCATGATATCTCTTCAACGCAATCCAAACTGGCAACGTGAACCTGCAACACTTCTGCTTGCTGGCAACAGGTACAAAACAGCAAGAACGACATTAATGAGAACCGTTGGTTATGTAGTATGGGGTTCAACAGAAAAAAGCGTATTTATAGTGGATTGTGCCCCATTGAAGCAACCAGAGATTTATGATCGTCTGCTCAATGAAGCAGTCAATTTCGTCTGTGCAACTGAAGGGAAAAACATATGCACAATTGCAAATGTACCAGAAAACGACCCGATGTTTTCAGCAGCAACAAACAACGAATTCAAAAAAGTTTTAACTCAACTTGAGATGACATTACATCTCTATTGAGAGGTGAACTAAGTGTTAGTGTTGTTTTTAAACAAAACAAACAAACACTGGGTAGAGAGAATAGAAGAATTTAGACTTAAATTTCCAGAAATTGCTTTCGAAGGCTATTTTTCTTCACCTGACGCACGCTCTTTGATAAAAGAAGCAAATATAGTGATTGCAGCAAGGCTAACTGAAGAAGAAATCCTTTCAGCAAAAAACTTGCAGGTGATAATTGTACCCATGGCAGGTGTCAATGCACTCAATTGGGAGGCAATAAATAAAAGGGGAATAATGGTAAGCAACTGTCATGAAAATGCACCTGCAGTTGCAGAAAGAGCCATGGCTCTGGCTCTTTCACTGCTTGGAAGGATAGTTGAATTCGACCAGGATTTAAGATATGGCGTGTGGCATGGCTATTCCGTCGGTTCACCGGAGCAGGATTACTGGACTTCTCTTAGAAACAAAACTGTATGCATAGTTGGTATGGGACATATCGGAAAAGAAATTTCAAAGCTCCTGCATCCTTTTAATTGCAAAATAATATCGGTTAGAAAATCCGCACCTTTTGAGCATTCCTGCGTGACATCCAATATTGATTGGGCTATTGAACAGAGCGATTTGATTTTTATAACAGTTCCGTTGACCAGGGAAACCAGAAATCTTCTCAATCGCGAAAGGCTGTACAAAATGAAGGGAAAATACCTTGTAAATATATCAAGAGGCGAAGTGATTGACGAAAAAGCACTTTTTGAAGTTCTCAAAGAAAATATTCTTGCCGGCGCAGCTATTGATACATGGTATCAATATCCAAAATCACCAGACGAAATTGTGCTGCCAAGCAGATATCCACTGAATACACTTAAAAATGTCATATTTTCACCGCACGTCGGTGGATATACTATCGACGGAGTAACTGGCTTGATGAATGAAACACTTTTCATACTGGAGGAATATCTGAAAAGAGGAAAACTAATAAATCAGGTTGATCCAGGAAAGGAGTATTGAAAAATGCTCAGCAATGAAATAATATGGTTTGCAGAAATAGCAATCGTCCTTGGAAGCTCAATATTAGCTTTCAGGATATTCGGTAAATATGGATTGTACACAGTTGTGGTCACAACAACTATTGTATGCAATCTCCAGGTAGTGAAACTTGTCGAACTTTTCGGCTTAACCGCCACACTTGGTAACGTTGTGTACGGTGCAAGCTTTTTTGCAACAGATCTTTTAAGCGAATTATATGGAAAAAAGGAAGCGCAGAAGGCTGTTTGGCTTGGGTTTACCTCTCTTCTCTTGACCACCATCTGGATGCAGATTAGCCTTTGGTACAGAGCATCTGCAGCTGATTTAGCAGATCCACATCTCAAATCAATATTCACTCTAATGCCGAGAATAGCTATTGGGAGCTTATCTGCATATCTTGTCTCCCAGCATCACGATGTGTGGGCTTACCACATGTGGAAAAAATTGACAAAAAACAGGCATCTCTGGCTCAGAAACAACCTCTCAACTATGGTGTCCCAGGCTATCGATACACTAGTTTTTTGCATCATAGCATTTCTTGGCATATATAACGCAAAAACTTTCACAAGCATTGTTTTTACAACATATGTACTGAAATGGCTTGTGGCTGTTTGTGACACTCCATTTATTTATTTGGCTGTGAGAATAAGCAAGGTGAAAAGCAGTGAGCAAGAACTTTGCTGAAAAATACCTGATCTATATTGTCTCAATCCTTGTTTTGGCCTTCGATGGTGCATATTTTGACGTATTTCCTCTGATAATCCCTTACATGGCTTTGGAATATCTCAAATTTAGCAAAATTGCTGATTCTTTAAGAGTCCTGGTGATTTTAACAATTCACTCTTCTTTGTGCTTTCAGAGAATAAATTTCATCTATGTATTAATTTTCGCAACTTACATATCTTTTATAATTATAAGAGAATATTTTCTCAAGCCGTTTCTACCATTTCTCATATACATCTTTTCTATTGGTTTGCTAACAATAGTAGCTGATTCCTGCTGGATAACGAGCCTGATTTTAACAACTTCGTCACTGTTCTTATGGAGGAACAAACTTGAAAAGGCTTAAAGTGATTGTTTATCTAATGGCGACCATTCCGTTTTTGATATTGCTGGCAAGGGCATTTGTGTTGCAAATTTTGCAACGCGAGTCACATCGCGAATATGTAGATTCTTTGAAGGTATATGTACGACAAATAGAAGCACCGCGCGGTAAAATTCTAACCAATGATGGATCACCAATTGCATGGGATGAAGAAGTACTGGTGGCACGTTCAACTGGACTAATGGACCCCAGCTCAGTGGAAGAAGTCGTTGGCCCAGAAAGAAAATTAAAACTCCTGCTTGGTGAAGAAATCATCGTAACAGAAGCTGAAGCAATAAAACTTCAAAAAACAGGTGTTCTTATATCCAGAAAATATATCAGAAAATACAGCAACCTTGCACCTCACGTTGTCGGATATATAGACATAGACAGAAAAGGAATGTCCGGTGTAGAAAAAGAATATGACTCCTACCTCAGAGGAACAAACGGTTACGAACTGATAAGTATCTCGCCTTCTGGTAAAACATTTGGGAGATTTTTACAGGCAGCTCCTATAGCCGGTAACAATTTGATACTGACAATAGATTCAAAAATACAAGATTACGTTCAAAAACTTTTAAAAGAATCAAATTACACCGGTACCATAATTGTCCAGGCTTCTGATGGTTCAATACTTGCTATGGCTTCAAATCCGGACTTTGACCCAAATTTGTTTGTAAACTCTATGGATCGAAGACAATGGAATGAAATTTCAAACAATCCACAAAGCCCACTTTTAAACAGAGCGATATCTGCAACATATCCACCCGGGTCTGTTATAAAACCACTGTATGCCATCGCCTACCTTGAAGAGGGTCTTGATTTAACTAAAACTGTAAATTGCAAGGGATACTTTGAGTTTGTTGGAAATTCTGGAAATGTTCTGGGAACTTACAGAGATTGGTATGTATCTGGCCATGGCGAAACTGATTTAAAAAAAGCTTTGAGGGTCTCATGCAATGTTTTCTTTTACAATCTGGCTCTGGAACTCGGTATAGAGAAAATGAAGCAATTTGCAAATTTGTTCATGCTGGACCAGTTAACCGGGGTGGATCTACCTGGAGAGCGCACCGGTTTGTTTCCAGATCCATCCTGGAAATCCAGAGTGTATAATCAACCCTGGTATCCCGGAGATACAATTCTGTGCGGAATAGGGCAGAGTTTTATAAATCTTACTCCAATTGAAGTGCTGAATTTTTTCAACGCAATAGCGAATGATGGTACATGTTACCAGCCTCATGTACTTCAACTCATTTCCAATCAACAGGGAGAAAAGATTGTCAGATATGAAAAAAACGCCTCATATAAAGTTCCTCTAAAAGACACAACGATAGACTTCTTAAAAGATTCTTTAAAAGAAGTAGTTGAATCAAATGGCAATCATTCCGAAGAAGGAACAGCTTACCAAGCCTTTAAAGGGCTAAATATTGACGTGGCAGGCAAAACAGGCACAGCAGAAACCGGTAAGCAGGGAGAAAAATCCCATTCATGGTTTGTAGGGTTCTCACCAGTGAAAAATCCCGAGATAATAGTACTCGTTATGCTTGAAAAAGCTGGCGGCGGAGGAGAAGCAGCAGCCCCACTGGCAAGGAAGGTGTTCGAGTTTTGGATGAACAATCGAAAATAATGAGATTTTTGAATGATTTTCTAAATGAAGTTGAGAAACCATCCAGGTACATAGGTGGTGAGCTAAATCAGATATTAAAAAACCCAGAAGATGTTAAGTTAAGAATTGGTTTGCTTTTTCCAGACGTTTACGAAATCGGAATGTCAAACCTTGGTTTACTCATAATATATTACGTTCTGAACAGCATTCACGATGTCTGGGCAGAGAGGGCTTTTCTTCCCTGGATTGACATGATAAACTTGATGCGCACAAAAAATATAGAACTGTTCACACATGAATCAAAGACGCCATTGCGAAATCTTGATATGATAGGTATCTCGCTTCAATATGAGCTGTCATATACAAATGTGTTGTGGGCACTTAATCTGTCAAAGATACCGATTATTGCTGAAGAACGCAGAGAAAATGACCCGATCATCGTAGCTGGCGGGCCTTGTACAGTAAACCCTGAGGTTATCGCGCCTGTCTTTGACGCAATAGTGATAGGTGACGGCGAAGAAGTAGCAGTCGAGATTGCATATAGACTAATAGAAACAAAAAATCTCCCCAGGCAAGAAAAACTCAGATCACTCTCAAAGATTAAAGGCGTTTACGTGCCAATATTCTATGTAGATTCCACACCACCTTTTCCTTCAGATAAAGATATTCCAGAAAAAATATCTCGAAGAACGATTCCTGATCTGAACAAATCTGTTCTTCCACCAAACAGAATTATTCCACATGCCCAGATCGTCCACGACAGAATCGTTGTAGAAGCAATGAGAGGCTGTACGAGAGGATGTAGATTTTGTCAGGCCGGAATGATATATAGACCAGTCAGAGAAAAATTTTCCGAAACGATGTTGAAAGAATCTTTCTCTGCTCTGTTATGCACAGGATACGAAGAACTTGCTCTATTATCACTCTCAACAGCTGATCACAGCAATATCGAAGCAATACTCAGTAAATTAAAAGAACTCCTCAAAGATTCCTGCACCTCAATTTCAATGCCTTCAACCAGGCTTGACGCTTTCGCGCTTGCAATGGCTAACGTTATGAGCAATGTCAGGCGAGCTGGCCTGACATTTGCTCCTGAAGCCGGGACGCAAAGGTTGAGAAATGTGATAAACAAAAATATATCCGAAGAAGATTACGTGAAAACTCTCGAAACAGCCAGAAAATCCGGCTGGAACAGAATAAAACTATATTTCATGATAGGTCTCCCAACAGAAACAGATAAAGATTTATCAGGAATAATTGAGATGGCAAACATAGCCCGAAAAATCGGATTTAAAAAAATAAATATCTCAATCTCGAATTTCATACCAAAACCACATACCCCATTCCAATTTTCCGAGCAAAAACCCGTTTCTTATATAAAACACGCCCAAAGAATATTAACACAGGCAAGAAAATTTGCAAACATTAGCTTTCACGATCCAGAAATGAGTTTAATCGAAGGTTTGATTTCCAGAGGAGATAGGAGTGTTTTTAAAACACTAATAAATGCTTTCAAAAATGGCGCAATTTTTGACGACTGGGACAACATGTTTAACCTCGACCACTGGCAAAAAGCAATTGAAAGCTCAAAAATTGATCCAAATGAATATCTCAGGCCAAGAAGATTCGACGAGAGCCTTCCATGGGATCACATCGATACAGGTATCAGAAAACAGTTTTTAATTGAAGAATATCAGAAAGCTCTCAGCGGCTTACCAACACAAGATTGCAGATGGAGCAGTTGTTCGAATTGCGGTGTGTGCAACAAATATTTGAAAAATCTGCTGGAGGATAGATAAACTTGAATTTTTTCCATATTTTGCTTGTTCTGGCAGGCATTATATTAATTCAAAAACTGTCAGGATTGTTTCCTCTGAACAGAATAGTAGTGATGTCGTTTTTTCAGATTTCATATTCACTCGTTGTTTTTGCTATTTTGAGAGTTTCCTACACCTTTCAGATCAACTTGAAGGGTTTTCTGAGTTTTTTCATTATTTTTACAATAATGATCCTGCTCGGTAATCTTCTAAAAGCAAGTCAGATGAGAATTTACAAAAAGATATCACTTCAGGAATTTTTAACACTGGGCATCGTTCTTCCGTTCTCGGAAGAATTAATATTCAGAGGCGTGATCCTATTTCTTGTGCCCAATAGCTTGGTCAACGCAACTATTTTTTCTCTTGTTCATGGTGTAAACATATTTTCGAAAATCGAATCATTTTCTATATTCAACTTTGTCTACAGATTTATCGTGGGATACATCTTTGCAAATTCCGTTCTCAAAACCCAAAGCTTATTTTCTGCGGTTGTAT is a window of Pseudothermotoga elfii DSM 9442 = NBRC 107921 DNA encoding:
- the smc gene encoding chromosome segregation protein SMC, which translates into the protein MSGLKLVSMALSGFKSFARPTKLFFADGITAIIGPNGGGKSNIVDAIRWVFGEQSMKQLRAEEKYDVIFAGSSKIPAATSAYVELSFENEDEKLVVSRLLTSDGKNQYMLNGEVVRLKDIHEKFMGTGIGKEFYSIAGQGQIERIVNASPEELRLLLEEAAGTAFYRERKKESLARLEIVNNNLARVQDILYELDRQRKSLYLKAKRAERYREYSSRLENVKKLYYGNILKKEIKRLNHLSNQQEETTEKIKNLQKELVGVETNWSALKQEFANVDREIENFTNLLEDYKKRQTTLIELREMYTKRLNERENKFVEMTTRLDSINEQIESIEKRSEELNLIFKALMEEINTKEKMLQDVEERRNQLISRYSEKEKELLSLKEKSDLIQKKKLSLENELSRIEDALEDISKRISMVDTQLNLKSQRLYGLQQELGALLEKMKNAGDKESQLAQELQLIRERLKELSSEKRATADQLDNVRRMLRSLDEEESRIKYRIQTYEGYTRSVRAIFAKKAEAPFDGIYDVVGNLINFPPDYTKAIEVLLGGAVQHVVVDNAETAKKVIEWLSSEKIGRATFLPLDLIESHFSGMRDIERHPGFVGYAAQVVRVNEKFSALPGYLFGNDIIVKNLEDAVDIKKRYRVRCRIATLKGEIIGQHGSITGGEVELERSDSLVKRKIRLSEIANQRRELSSLEKLHEQKINQIEEETRSLLNQERVVERELTNAIAEGSSTRRMVEELNKTVEELNKEIESMDQLRRNYAIKSEGMRSRREQIISELSDLSNQIGIYEEELKKFDEQLSHERNILEEISTQFSELKAELTNLLERRVHYESELRKLKDEKQKLSEESTQLNSQIKEIEGEIDRLKQILLDNQREIETIKKETENLFETMKMQRSDKDQKFNKLNELEKKMQQMKEDREKLRDYLHHLELSIQESQAKIDQLINEVDRETAMNTEELSGDVLESLKNELEDLQNKIKYLGPVDVTAIDEFNQVEQKFNDLTMQKKDLQDAQEKIINLVKRTDEEARNKLLDIYEQVNTKFNYFISLLFSGGEGEIKLEPGKDILEAGVEISVRKPGKRIQKLQLLSGGEKALVGIALLFSLLEVKPSPFYVLDEIDAPLDEFNAERFKRLLEDGSKKAQFLIITHNKVVMECADLLQGITMIDGVSNVLPVEVENMAVRE
- the fliS gene encoding flagellar export chaperone FliS; translated protein: MKDSYIENSVKTASPAKLVEMLYEKGIEVLKDAKGFFKENNFIAANEKIKRAQDIITELNISLDMEKGGEIAKSLRSLYNYMYRTLIESNLKKDIQKLDEVIYYFEQLLDVWKTAMKSTTVKPNENDHHLNISI
- a CDS encoding GNAT family N-acetyltransferase, coding for MESVKLLTEFSIVKFLSLVNEVFSDYPVPVNWDTFSFNLDARENSISMENSFIFLKDDEPAGFIVCCVRKDKGRIDSMGVIKSERGSGLAYRMLEHALEALRWKKVRTVTLEVLESELRAVRFYEKNGFRISRKLFTMIKEIQHPTTNVNFLKVDPRWIHQASVEAMISLQRNPNWQREPATLLLAGNRYKTARTTLMRTVGYVVWGSTEKSVFIVDCAPLKQPEIYDRLLNEAVNFVCATEGKNICTIANVPENDPMFSAATNNEFKKVLTQLEMTLHLY
- a CDS encoding NUDIX hydrolase, yielding MSEKLLSRQEIFRGKILTLCVDEVLLENNKKSVREVVYHPGAVAILPILNDGCIILVKQFRYPIGRELLEVPAGKLDRNEDPLSCAKRELEEETGYKSESLEYFGSIYTTPGFSNEQIHLYVATNLTKGHQNPDEDELLYISVVHQEKAISMCFNGEIVDAKTIALIMLAHKKGVI
- a CDS encoding TIGR03960 family B12-binding radical SAM protein; the protein is MDEQSKIMRFLNDFLNEVEKPSRYIGGELNQILKNPEDVKLRIGLLFPDVYEIGMSNLGLLIIYYVLNSIHDVWAERAFLPWIDMINLMRTKNIELFTHESKTPLRNLDMIGISLQYELSYTNVLWALNLSKIPIIAEERRENDPIIVAGGPCTVNPEVIAPVFDAIVIGDGEEVAVEIAYRLIETKNLPRQEKLRSLSKIKGVYVPIFYVDSTPPFPSDKDIPEKISRRTIPDLNKSVLPPNRIIPHAQIVHDRIVVEAMRGCTRGCRFCQAGMIYRPVREKFSETMLKESFSALLCTGYEELALLSLSTADHSNIEAILSKLKELLKDSCTSISMPSTRLDAFALAMANVMSNVRRAGLTFAPEAGTQRLRNVINKNISEEDYVKTLETARKSGWNRIKLYFMIGLPTETDKDLSGIIEMANIARKIGFKKINISISNFIPKPHTPFQFSEQKPVSYIKHAQRILTQARKFANISFHDPEMSLIEGLISRGDRSVFKTLINAFKNGAIFDDWDNMFNLDHWQKAIESSKIDPNEYLRPRRFDESLPWDHIDTGIRKQFLIEEYQKALSGLPTQDCRWSSCSNCGVCNKYLKNLLEDR
- a CDS encoding penicillin-binding transpeptidase domain-containing protein encodes the protein MKRLKVIVYLMATIPFLILLARAFVLQILQRESHREYVDSLKVYVRQIEAPRGKILTNDGSPIAWDEEVLVARSTGLMDPSSVEEVVGPERKLKLLLGEEIIVTEAEAIKLQKTGVLISRKYIRKYSNLAPHVVGYIDIDRKGMSGVEKEYDSYLRGTNGYELISISPSGKTFGRFLQAAPIAGNNLILTIDSKIQDYVQKLLKESNYTGTIIVQASDGSILAMASNPDFDPNLFVNSMDRRQWNEISNNPQSPLLNRAISATYPPGSVIKPLYAIAYLEEGLDLTKTVNCKGYFEFVGNSGNVLGTYRDWYVSGHGETDLKKALRVSCNVFFYNLALELGIEKMKQFANLFMLDQLTGVDLPGERTGLFPDPSWKSRVYNQPWYPGDTILCGIGQSFINLTPIEVLNFFNAIANDGTCYQPHVLQLISNQQGEKIVRYEKNASYKVPLKDTTIDFLKDSLKEVVESNGNHSEEGTAYQAFKGLNIDVAGKTGTAETGKQGEKSHSWFVGFSPVKNPEIIVLVMLEKAGGGGEAAAPLARKVFEFWMNNRK
- a CDS encoding queuosine precursor transporter, yielding MLSNEIIWFAEIAIVLGSSILAFRIFGKYGLYTVVVTTTIVCNLQVVKLVELFGLTATLGNVVYGASFFATDLLSELYGKKEAQKAVWLGFTSLLLTTIWMQISLWYRASAADLADPHLKSIFTLMPRIAIGSLSAYLVSQHHDVWAYHMWKKLTKNRHLWLRNNLSTMVSQAIDTLVFCIIAFLGIYNAKTFTSIVFTTYVLKWLVAVCDTPFIYLAVRISKVKSSEQELC
- a CDS encoding CPBP family intramembrane glutamic endopeptidase, producing the protein MNFFHILLVLAGIILIQKLSGLFPLNRIVVMSFFQISYSLVVFAILRVSYTFQINLKGFLSFFIIFTIMILLGNLLKASQMRIYKKISLQEFLTLGIVLPFSEELIFRGVILFLVPNSLVNATIFSLVHGVNIFSKIESFSIFNFVYRFIVGYIFANSVLKTQSLFSAVVCHIINNLVGLLILSRSEHIPKKSTDTAERKNSEK
- a CDS encoding 2-hydroxyacid dehydrogenase, whose product is MLVLFLNKTNKHWVERIEEFRLKFPEIAFEGYFSSPDARSLIKEANIVIAARLTEEEILSAKNLQVIIVPMAGVNALNWEAINKRGIMVSNCHENAPAVAERAMALALSLLGRIVEFDQDLRYGVWHGYSVGSPEQDYWTSLRNKTVCIVGMGHIGKEISKLLHPFNCKIISVRKSAPFEHSCVTSNIDWAIEQSDLIFITVPLTRETRNLLNRERLYKMKGKYLVNISRGEVIDEKALFEVLKENILAGAAIDTWYQYPKSPDEIVLPSRYPLNTLKNVIFSPHVGGYTIDGVTGLMNETLFILEEYLKRGKLINQVDPGKEY